The following are from one region of the Capsicum annuum cultivar UCD-10X-F1 chromosome 1, UCD10Xv1.1, whole genome shotgun sequence genome:
- the LOC107839193 gene encoding protein DETOXIFICATION 43, whose protein sequence is MAEGSNVACTERRWKLPIFVFFEDIRHVFKFDDLGMEILRIAFPAALALAADPIASLIDTAFIGHLGSVEIAAVGVSIAIFNQASKVTIFPLVNITTSFVAEEDTVRRITEEAAIADLENGKQEKDDTKVLVPTDETDSEKMGKCASTSNETKESAPAPEFKTTKCESSDNQSKGKPKRVKRHIPSASTAILMGCILGLLQTIFLIFLAKQILSLMGVKSDSPMLSPAKKYLTLRALGAPAVLLSLAMQGVFRGFKDTKTPLFATVAGDLTNIILDPIFIFVFHWGVSGAAIAHVLSQYLISLILLCKLMREVELLPPSAKDLQFSKFLKNGFWLLARVIAVTFCVTLAASLAARLGATRMAAFQVCLQIWLTSSLLADGLAVAGQAILATSFAEKDFQKAKAAGVRVLQMGFVLGFGLALLVGIGLYFGSGVFSKDKNVIRLITIAIPFVAGTQPINSVAFVLDGVNFGANDFAYSAYSMVLVGALTITSEFVLSKTNGYIGIWIALTIFMILRTFAGLWRMGTGTGPWHFLRVPSMSSEAK, encoded by the exons ATGGCTGAAGGTAGCAATGTAGCTTGCACTGAGAGAAGATGGAAGTTACCAATCTTCGTTTTCTTCGAAGATATTAG GCATGTCTTCAAATTTGATGATCTTGGCATGGAAATCTTGCGTATTGCGTTCCCTGCAGCACTTGCATTAGCAGCTGATCCAATTGCTTCACTCATTGATACAGCATTCATTGGTCATTTAG GGTCAGTTGAAATTGCAGCAGTAGGAGTTTCAATTGCTATATTCAATCAAGCCTCTAAAGTCACAATATTCCCCTTAGTCAACATAACTACTTCATTTGTTGCTGAGGAAGATACTGTTAGAAGAATTACTGAAGAAGCAGCAATAGCTGATTTGGAGAATGGCAAACAGGAGAAAGATGATACAAAAGTTCTAGTACCAACTGATGAAACTGACAGTGAGAAGATGGGAAAATGTGCATCCACCAGTAACGAAACCAAAGAGTCCGCGCCAGCACCAG AATTTAAGACGACAAAATGTGAGTCTTCGGATAATCAAAGTAAAGGCAAACCCAAACGAGTGAAGCGACATATTCCATCAGCTTCAACTGCAATTCTCATGGGCTGCATTCTCGGCCTTCTGCAGACGATCTTTCTCATATTTCTAGCAAAACAAATTTTAAGCTTAATGGGTGTGAAATCT GATTCTCCTATGCTTTCCCCAGCAAAGAAGTATTTGACCCTGAGGGCACTTGGAGCTCCTGCAGTCCTCCTTTCTTTGGCTATGCAAGGCGTTTTTCGTGGTTTCAAGGATACAAAAACTCCATTATTCGCTACTG TTGCTGGAGATTTGACAAACATAATTTTGGACccaatctttatttttgttttccatTGGGGTGTTAGTGGTGCAGCCATTGCTCATGTTCTTTCTCA GTACTTGATATCACTTATTCTCCTATGCAAACTGATGAGAGAAGTTGAGTTATTACCTCCTAGTGCGAAAGATCTGCAGTTCAGCAAATTTCTCAAGAATG GATTTTGGTTACTAGCAAGGGTGATAGCTGTCACATTTTGTGTGACATTGGCTGCATCACTAGCTGCACGATTAGGCGCAACACGGATGGCTGCATTTCAAGTGTGCTTACAAATCTGGTTAACATCATCTTTACTTGCTGATGGATTGGCTGTAGCAGGACAG GCCATCCTTGCTACTTCTTTTGCTGAAAAGGACTTCCAGAAGGCGAAGGCTGCAGGAGTTCGAGTCCTTCAG ATGGGATTTGTCTTGGGATTTGGACTTGCTTTGCTAGTAGGAATCGGTCTATATTTTGGATCAGGGGTTTTTTCAAAGGACAAAAATGTTATCCGTCTCATAACCATTGCCATCCCG TTTGTAGCTGGTACACAACCAATCAACTCAGTAGCGTTTGTGTTAGATGGTGTCAACTTTGGAGCCAACGATTTTGCATACTCTGCATATTCCATG GTTTTGGTTGGTGCACTAACCATAACATCTGAGTTTGTTCTTTCCAAAACCAATGGTTACATTGGAATATGGATTGCATTAACCATATTCATGATCCTACGTACATTTGCCGGTTTGTGGAG GATGGGGACAGGAACAGGACCCTGGCATTTTCTGCGTGTTCCTTCGATGTCATCAGAAGCCAAGTGA